A DNA window from Phragmites australis chromosome 11, lpPhrAust1.1, whole genome shotgun sequence contains the following coding sequences:
- the LOC133884040 gene encoding NRR repressor homolog 1-like has translation MDATTASGGKAVLPAGSDAAAPSSGRVERQTPLSDDAAAAAVDAPVAAGAEGGGGSAGGEEDDDDEQVERFYALLANIRALRGAHRAADTDGAETDGGCGARKRVRSADPPWRPAFRLEDFEEASPTTDDARRAKTRRRNEADGEESGARPVLALASANVVAPAARGCTARQPQQ, from the coding sequence ATGGACGCCACCACGGCAAGCGGCGGGAAGGCGGTGCTGCCAGCCGGCAGCGACGCCGCCGCCCCGTCGTCTGGCCGAGTTGAGCGGCAGACGCCGTTGTCGGACGACGCTGCGGCTGCGGCAGTCGATGCGCCTGTGGCGGCAGGCGCGGAGGGCGGCGGGGGtagcgccggcggcgaggaagacgatgacgacgagcagGTGGAGAGGTTCTACGCGCTGCTGGCCAACATCCGGGCCTTGAGGGGCGCGCACAGGGCCGCCGACACGGACGGCGCCGAGACAGATGGCGGCTGCGGGGCGAGAAAGCGGGTGAGGAGCGCGGACCCGCCGTGGAGGCCGGCGTTTAGGCTGGAGGACTTCGAGGAGGCCTCTCCGACGACCGACGACGCGCGGCGCGCCAAGACGAGGCGGAGAAACGAGGCGGACGGCGAGGAGAGCGGAGCGCGTCCAGTACTCGCCCTCGCGTCAGCGAACGTCGTCGCCCCCGCGGCGCGCGGCTGTACGGCTCGGCAGCCGCAGCAGTAA